The proteins below come from a single Denticeps clupeoides chromosome 15, fDenClu1.1, whole genome shotgun sequence genomic window:
- the shisal1a gene encoding protein shisa-like-1a isoform X2, with the protein MTMYQRWSFNTLAVIFLLLSTAALSAHFRVCEPYSDHKGRYHFGFHCPRLSDNKTYMFCCHHNNTTFKYCCNETEFQNVMQLNLTTNTDGFTHNNYTALVGVWVYGFFVMVLLALDFLYYSAMNYELCRVYLEKWGLGGRWLKHARSQWHAHAMEREQVRGPSLSLSHHHHHHRHSLRGEAQSPTSMTFQTSSA; encoded by the exons ATGACCATGTACCAACGCTGGTCCTTTAACACACTGGCCGTCATCTTCCTGCTACTGTCCACTGCCG CTCTCTCAGCGCACTTCCGAGTCTGTGAGCCCTACTCTGACCACAAAGGGCGCTACCACTTCGGTTTTCATTGTCCCCGCCTCTCCGACAACAAGACCTACATGTTCTGCTGTCACCATAACAACACAACCTTCAAGTACTGCTGCAACGAGACAGAGTTCCAGAACGTCATGCAGCTCAACCTAACTACAaacactgatggcttcacacatAA CAACTACACAGCTCTCGTTGGCGTGTGGGTGTACGGCTTCTTCGTTATGGTACTACTGGCCCTGGACTTCCTGTACTACTCAGCCATGAACTACGAGCTGTGCCGAGTCTACCTGGAGAAGTGGGGGCTTGGTGGTCGCTGGTTAAAACACGCCCGGAGCCAATGGCATGCCCACGCGATGGAACGAGAGCAAGTTCGTGGGCCCAGTCTCAGTCTGagccaccatcatcatcatcacagacACAGCCTGAGAGGAGAGGCCCAGAGCCCGACCAGCATGACCTTCCAGACCTCCAGCGCCTAG
- the shisal1a gene encoding protein shisa-like-1a isoform X1 codes for MTMYQRWSFNTLAVIFLLLSTAALSAHFRVCEPYSDHKGRYHFGFHCPRLSDNKTYMFCCHHNNTTFKYCCNETEFQNVMQLNLTTNTDGFTHNNYTALVGVWVYGFFVMVLLALDFLYYSAMNYELCRVYLEKWGLGGRWLKHARSQWHAHAMEREQVRGPSLSLSHHHHHHRHSLRGEAQSPTSMTFQTSSA; via the exons ATGACCATGTACCAACGCTGGTCCTTTAACACACTGGCCGTCATCTTCCTGCTACTGTCCACTGCCG CTCTCTCAGCGCACTTCCGAGTCTGTGAGCCCTACTCTGACCACAAAGGGCGCTACCACTTCGGTTTTCATTGTCCCCGCCTCTCCGACAACAAGACCTACATGTTCTGCTGTCACCATAACAACACAACCTTCAAGTACTGCTGCAACGAGACAGAGTTCCAGAACGTCATGCAGCTCAACCTAACTACAaacactgatggcttcacacatAA CAACTACACAGCTCTCGTTGGCGTGTGGGTGTACGGCTTCTTCGTTATGGTACTACTGGCCCTGGACTTCCTGTACTACTCAGCCATGAACTACGAGCTGTGCCGAGTCTACCTGGAGAAGTGGGGGCTTGGTGGTCGCTGGTTAAAACACGCCCGGAGCCAATGGCATGCCCACGCGATGGAACGAGAGCAAGTTCGTGGGCCCAGTCTCAGTCTGagccaccatcatcatcatcacagacACAGCCTGAGAGGAGAGGCCCAGAGCCCGACCAGCATGACCTTCCAGACCTCCAGCGCCTA A